From the genome of Vicia villosa cultivar HV-30 ecotype Madison, WI linkage group LG2, Vvil1.0, whole genome shotgun sequence, one region includes:
- the LOC131651997 gene encoding serine/arginine-rich splicing factor SR45a isoform X1 yields MADSPVRRLSRSPSPWRGQSRSRSRSPARSLERHRPRSRSIEMQRPRSRSRSLEMQRPGSQSRPLDMQRPRSRSRSLEKPRLRSRSRSPDMQRPRSPSRGRGRSRSRSPPDRNGGDTLYVTGLSSRVTERDLEEHFSKEGKVASCFLVVEPRTRISRGFAFVTMDSVEDANRCIKYLNQSVLEGRYITVERSKRKRPRTPTPGHYLGLKNTREIGYRDDRGGGGRYRGGYGRDDYPYRRSPRHSPYRGGRDYSPPRHSPYGGGRYRRERSRSPYAPYGSPDRRYARGPR; encoded by the exons ATG GCGGATTCTCCTGTAAGAAG GCTTTCAAGGTCCCCTTCTCCATGGAGGGGTCAATCAAGATCTAGGTCTAGGTCTCCGGCAAGGTCTCTTGAGAGGCACAGGCCCAGGTCTCGGTCTATCGAAATGCAAAGGCCTAGGTCTCGGTCAAGGTCTCTTGAAATGCAAAGGCCTGGGTCTCAATCAAGGCCTCTTGATATGCAGAGGCCTAGATCTCGGTCAAGGTCTCTTGAAAAGCCGAGGCTTAGGTCTCGGTCAAGATCTCCTGATATGCAAAGGCCTAGATCTCCCTCGCGAGGTCGTGGAAG ATCAAGATCAAGAAGTCCTCCTGATAG GAATGGTGGGGATACACTCTATGTGACTGGCCTATCTTCAAGGGTCACTGAGAGAGACTTAGAGGAACATTTCTCTAAGGAAGGAAAG GTTGCTTCATGTTTCCTTGTGGTGGAGCCCCGTACACGTATATCTCGTGGTTTTGCGTTTGTTACTATGGATTCTGTTGAGGATGCAAACCGCTGTATCAAGTACCTGAATCAATCTGTTTTAGAGGGTCGCTATATCACTGTTGAGCGG TCAAAGAGAAAGCGGCCAAGAACTCCCACACCCGGGCACTATCTTGGGCTGAAAAACACTAGAGAAATTG GATATCGTGATGATCGTGGAGGTGGAGGAAGGTATCGGGGTGGATATGGTCGTGATGATTATCCATATCGCCGGTCTCCAAGGCACTCACCATATCGAGGTGGCAGGGATTATTCACCACCAAGGCACTCTCCCTATGGTGGTGGAAGGTATAGGAGGGAGAGGTCTAGGTCACCTTATGCTCCATATGGCAGCCCAGATAGGAGGTATGCTCGGGGGCCTAGGTGA
- the LOC131651996 gene encoding small polypeptide DEVIL 17 has product MGQCASSRRKIHREEFSDDGGSVDSQRHGCFVMVKEQKSRFYIVRKCIMMLICWHKYD; this is encoded by the coding sequence ATGGGACAATGCGCATCATCACGTAGAAAAATCCACCGCGAAGAGTTCAGTGATGATGGAGGATCTGTTGATTCACAAAGGCATGGATGCTTTGTTATGGTAAAGGAGCAGAAGTCCAGATTCTATATTGTTAGAAAATGTATAATGATGCTAATTTGTTGGCATAAATATGATTAG
- the LOC131646737 gene encoding ankyrin repeat domain-containing protein, chloroplastic → MLPIARAASTTTMFNFSTLVQNPQSNTLFFSPFPFSPSSPTPRKFHSLKLPTNSNLHNSLSSSFQNDNDEEHVIGDCLVFEEGIFEDPIFPTSSDNLVDNKKPKPTSKKKKKVTIKSENLVPDKWREVQAELNITKKEGRKIAQEIEFNSKVLKKKIGLVPLRDMNLEDYRAYKEAMLAKLKPMVLDKPPSFSFAEKEEEEEEELEDELNDGFREERVEPKNPRWAVYGRGLEDVNEFLNSPSYELAVQKTEGRPKLFTKEEKALLSMNKPDLSVATSDKWLPLHTFAASAESFLLETLLKHGVDINAMDKDGLTALNKSIIGRKHAITNHLLRNSANPFVQDNDGASLMHYAVQTASVPTIKVLLLYNVDINLQDNDGWTPLHLAVQTQRNDVVKLLLIKGADKTLKNKDGLTPLDLCLYSGQSIRTYELIKLLKQPPRRFRNTRKKEYVS, encoded by the exons atgttaCCAATTGCAAGAGcagcatcaacaacaacaatgttCAATTTCTCCACACTAGTGCAAAATCCTCAATCCAACACACTCTTCTTCTCTCCCTTCCCATTCTCCCCTTCTTCTCCCACGCCCCGCAAATTTCACTCTCTCAAACTCCCCACAAACTCTAACCTCCACAATTCCCTCTCCTCATCCTTCCAAAACGACAACGACGAAGAACATGTAATCGGAGACTGTCTCGTCTTCGAGGAAGGCATTTTCGAAGACCCCATTTTTCCCACTTCCTCCGACAACCTCGTAGACAACAAAAAACCAAAACCCACttcgaagaagaaaaaaaaggtaaCAATTAAGTCGGAGAATTTGGTCCCTGACAAGTGGAGAGAAGTGCAAGCAGAGTTAAACATAACGAAGAAAGAGGGACGTAAGATAGCTCAGGAGATTGAGTTCAATAGTAAGGTTTTGAAGAAGAAAATAGGGTTGGTTCCTTTGAGGGACATGAATTTGGAGGACTATAGAGCTTATAAAGAAGCTATGTTGGCTAAGTTGAAACCTATGGTTCTTGATAAGCCTCCAAGTTTTAGTTTTGCTGAgaaagaggaggaggaggaggaagagtTGGAAGATGAATTGAATGATGGGTTTAGGGAAGAACGTGTTGAGCCTAAGAATCCTAGGTGGGCTGTTTATGGGAGAGGTTTGGAGGATGTCAATGAGTTTTTGAATAGTCCAAGTTATGAACTTGCTGTTCAGAAAACTGAAG GTCGTCCTAAGTTGTTTACGAAGGAGGAGAAGGCTTTGTTGAGTATGAATAAGCCAGACTTGTCAGTTGCTACTTCA GATAAATGGCTTCCTCTGCACACTTTTGCTGCTAGCGCAGAATCTTTCCTCTTAGAAACTTTGTTGAAGCATGGGGTTGATATTAATGCTATGGATAAG GATGGTTTGACCGCTCTCAACAAATCGATAATTGGAAGAAAGCATGCCATAACCAATCATCTCCTACGAAACTCGGCCAATCCTTTTGTACAAGATAAT GATGGAGCCTCCTTAATGCATTATGCTGTACAAACAGCTTCTGTCCCAACAATTAAAGTGCTTTTGTTGTATAATGTGGATATAAATCTTCAGGACAAT GATGGCTGGACACCATTACATCTTGCAGTTCAAACTCAGAGAAATGATGTAGTAAAGCTTCTGCTGATTAAAGGCGCTGATAAGACATTAAAAAACAAg GATGGTTTAACTCCACTTGACCTTTGCCTCTACTCTGGTCAAAGTATCAGAACATATGAGTTGATCAAGTTGTTGAAACAGCCTCCAAGACGCTTTAGAAATACTCGAAAGAAAGAATACGTCTCTTAG
- the LOC131651995 gene encoding bifunctional nuclease 2 isoform X1, with protein sequence MIGSRLRIHPITTVTSITADHTNAATSRSLPHFISFDFSPIHLPLLRSRRFRFSKPKSFLISCNSSPIRSSSGDHHHNHNDTDFLEASLLLSETTTHYGMWRHRFQDEFQWKSPVSSFPQHTSRTDNSLLRREVLKNFQNPTIFLKISCDGDYVLPIVVGKIAIEKLIDAEVEDESGDFPDQFQFVKNLVERLDHEVVMVRITERVVSTYFARLYLSQPGKGDIISVDLRPSDAINVANKCKAPIYVSKEIVFTDAIRLGYGMGRVQNKKAIYDVLLDSPVDGPDSVAQELSMMHNMHLAIKHERFKDAAIWRDKLENIRKSSQEH encoded by the exons ATGATCGGATCTCGTCTCCGCATCCACCCAATCACCACCGTCACCTCCATCACCGCCGATCACACAAATGCCGCCACCTCCCGCTCCCTCCCTCACTTCATCTCCTTCGATTTCTCCCCCATTCACCTCCCTCTCCTCCGCTCCCGCCGCTTCCGCTTCTCTAAACCCAAATCCTTCCTCATTTCCTGTAATTCATCTCCCATCAGATCCAGCTCCGGCGATCATCACCACAACCACAACGACACCGATTTTCTCGAAGCTTCCCTCCTTCTCTCAG AAACAACAACACACTATGGTATGTGGAGACACCGTTTTCAAGATGAGTTTCAATGGAAATCACCCGTCTCATCATTTCCACAACATACCTCAAGAACGGATAATAGTTTGTTAAGACGAGAAGTTCTAAAGAATTTTCAGAATCCCACCATTTTTCTCAAGATTTCTTGTGATGGAGACTATGTCCTTCCCATTGTTGTAG GAAAGATTGCTATTGAAAAGCTTATAGATGCTGAAGTTGAAGATGAAAGTGGG GATTTTCCGGATCAGTTCCAGTTTGTGAAAAATCTAGTTGAAAGACTAGATCATGAA GTGGTAATGGTGAGAATTACAGAGAGAGTAGTCAGTACTTACTTTGCCAGATTGTACCTTAGTCAG CCAGGGAAAGGTGATATTATTAGTGTGGATTTACGTCCCTCAGATGCCATTAATGTTGCAAATAAATGCAAG GCTCCAATATATGTAAGTAAAGAAATTGTTTTCACAGATGCTATAAGACTCGGCTATGGAATGGGAAGAGTGCAAAATAAAAAGGCTATTTATGATGTATTACTTGACAG TCCCGTAGATGGTCCAGATTCGGTAGCTCAAGAACTAAGTATGATGCATAATATGCATTTAGCCATCAAACATGAAAGATTCAAAGACGCAG CTATATGGAGAGACAAACTTGAAAATATTCGTAAATCATCTCAGGAGCACTAA
- the LOC131651997 gene encoding serine/arginine-rich splicing factor SR45a isoform X2 gives MADSPVRRLSRSPSPWRGQSRSRSRSLEKPRLRSRSRSPDMQRPRSPSRGRGRSRSRSPPDRNGGDTLYVTGLSSRVTERDLEEHFSKEGKVASCFLVVEPRTRISRGFAFVTMDSVEDANRCIKYLNQSVLEGRYITVERSKRKRPRTPTPGHYLGLKNTREIGYRDDRGGGGRYRGGYGRDDYPYRRSPRHSPYRGGRDYSPPRHSPYGGGRYRRERSRSPYAPYGSPDRRYARGPR, from the exons ATG GCGGATTCTCCTGTAAGAAG GCTTTCAAGGTCCCCTTCTCCATGGAGGGGTCAATC TAGATCTCGGTCAAGGTCTCTTGAAAAGCCGAGGCTTAGGTCTCGGTCAAGATCTCCTGATATGCAAAGGCCTAGATCTCCCTCGCGAGGTCGTGGAAG ATCAAGATCAAGAAGTCCTCCTGATAG GAATGGTGGGGATACACTCTATGTGACTGGCCTATCTTCAAGGGTCACTGAGAGAGACTTAGAGGAACATTTCTCTAAGGAAGGAAAG GTTGCTTCATGTTTCCTTGTGGTGGAGCCCCGTACACGTATATCTCGTGGTTTTGCGTTTGTTACTATGGATTCTGTTGAGGATGCAAACCGCTGTATCAAGTACCTGAATCAATCTGTTTTAGAGGGTCGCTATATCACTGTTGAGCGG TCAAAGAGAAAGCGGCCAAGAACTCCCACACCCGGGCACTATCTTGGGCTGAAAAACACTAGAGAAATTG GATATCGTGATGATCGTGGAGGTGGAGGAAGGTATCGGGGTGGATATGGTCGTGATGATTATCCATATCGCCGGTCTCCAAGGCACTCACCATATCGAGGTGGCAGGGATTATTCACCACCAAGGCACTCTCCCTATGGTGGTGGAAGGTATAGGAGGGAGAGGTCTAGGTCACCTTATGCTCCATATGGCAGCCCAGATAGGAGGTATGCTCGGGGGCCTAGGTGA
- the LOC131651995 gene encoding bifunctional nuclease 2 isoform X2, producing the protein MWRHRFQDEFQWKSPVSSFPQHTSRTDNSLLRREVLKNFQNPTIFLKISCDGDYVLPIVVGKIAIEKLIDAEVEDESGDFPDQFQFVKNLVERLDHEVVMVRITERVVSTYFARLYLSQPGKGDIISVDLRPSDAINVANKCKAPIYVSKEIVFTDAIRLGYGMGRVQNKKAIYDVLLDSPVDGPDSVAQELSMMHNMHLAIKHERFKDAAIWRDKLENIRKSSQEH; encoded by the exons ATGTGGAGACACCGTTTTCAAGATGAGTTTCAATGGAAATCACCCGTCTCATCATTTCCACAACATACCTCAAGAACGGATAATAGTTTGTTAAGACGAGAAGTTCTAAAGAATTTTCAGAATCCCACCATTTTTCTCAAGATTTCTTGTGATGGAGACTATGTCCTTCCCATTGTTGTAG GAAAGATTGCTATTGAAAAGCTTATAGATGCTGAAGTTGAAGATGAAAGTGGG GATTTTCCGGATCAGTTCCAGTTTGTGAAAAATCTAGTTGAAAGACTAGATCATGAA GTGGTAATGGTGAGAATTACAGAGAGAGTAGTCAGTACTTACTTTGCCAGATTGTACCTTAGTCAG CCAGGGAAAGGTGATATTATTAGTGTGGATTTACGTCCCTCAGATGCCATTAATGTTGCAAATAAATGCAAG GCTCCAATATATGTAAGTAAAGAAATTGTTTTCACAGATGCTATAAGACTCGGCTATGGAATGGGAAGAGTGCAAAATAAAAAGGCTATTTATGATGTATTACTTGACAG TCCCGTAGATGGTCCAGATTCGGTAGCTCAAGAACTAAGTATGATGCATAATATGCATTTAGCCATCAAACATGAAAGATTCAAAGACGCAG CTATATGGAGAGACAAACTTGAAAATATTCGTAAATCATCTCAGGAGCACTAA